tttgaaaattatttggaaacatgaatagtagtatatttaaaaaaataatgaacttatattattaagaaaaaatggAAGTCCACtatattatgaaaaactatATCTGAGctagtttaaaaatatacaaaattgtccaatataattacctaaaaacatcttttgcctaaaatgatcataaaacagaatttaaactttatatacatatttcaaataaaataataatttaaactttatccaaaattaattcaaaaatacatatattcaaaattaatttctactaaaatattttccaataaccatataaaaatattttccaataaccaataaaatatttttaatatatataagaaaaatacaatacaaagttcaatttcaaacaccaaattaaattatggtttttatattttatattaagttttaaaaatataatatatatgattatttatatgataatacgTACAAAATACGActaattatatgatgatacatatacaTGGTATATAATAGTGACATGAGAAATAGATAGCATTTCAAAAATTACAGCCGTACAAGCGCATAGATCAAAGCGTATTTTATATTAAGAGTGGAAATTTTACAAAAGTTTATTGAAAAGTATTTGATTCTTAACATGTAGACTGATAACTGAGTTTCATAATCAACCATTACGGTATGTAAACAAAGTATGACATGAAACTTTGGTGTGGTATAAATTGTATTTGTGTAGTGTGGATGTGTATGGATCACCAGAAATAAAGCATATATTATGTGTTTGAATGGTGAGCAGTTACAAAGTGGTTCTCACACTCAGCATATTTTCTACCATGTATTCTTCCATTCAACATAATTAGTAATAAGAAGCagttcaaaaaattataatgataaaCAGTATAGCAAACCGCTTGCGGTGCGTCTTTATATGAAGAAAAGCTAAGAACTGCTAGTGGAGGAGAATATGCTTCATGTTTGAAGTAGTTCAAAGAAGTTCCacttatttatcttttattttaaatttatttatatttcttttagaaacagaatatttgaatttatttattgataTGACTATTTTACCTTTgtactaataatttttaaaaggttTTGTATTAATACTTTATTacatgttataaatatatatataattaatattaaatcttaaaacagttatatatatgttaaaaattcactactttttgaattaaaatatatttattgcaattgtaaactatattttgaaataactAACTTTAACtatgaaaattaaatagtaatataatattttctgtatatatcatacaattatatatataataatttctattatattttaaaagatttatattattacatttatatattattttataaaaatctaatattaactttaaaatagtttcaatcATATAAATGTCTACAAAAATTCAATCATCCAAAGTTAgatataaatttcattttacaGCTcaatgtgtgtatatatatatatatatctgtgtgtattaaataattttgtagtatactttgaataaaaattatataacttattttaaaaataaataatttgaattataaaattaaatagtaatataaattattttaaatctatacagttttttgaaCTATATTTTATCAACTTTCGTCattcatatatatgtttttgattgCTAGATCCACTCTTGTTATGCTAGATCCGTTTCATTCATTCTTGTTACGCTAAATCCATTTCATCCACTCTTGTTTCACTCGATCCGTTTGATCCACCATTTCATCCACTCTTGTTTCACTCGATCCGTGTGATCCACCAGATCCTTAATCTTAGATCCGCTTTTTCCATTCTAAACATAAAGTTCttgatttgatcaaaaaataaacataaagttCTTGACGTAATGgtttacatattaaaaattaataaaaacggTCTTGACGTGGAAGAAAAAATTCCCAAACATGGAAATGGGTTTTGTCCCACTTTTGTCAACACTATCAACTTCTTATTATTcttatatacattatatatccCACTTAAGCTCCCCGCCTACTTGCCCATTCTTTTATTGGCTAACACAGACGTCACCAATCAACTTTCACAACCCACAACCCCTTTAccactaaaaagaaaaaaactttcaCAACCCATACTTGAATCAACTTTTTGTAATAGATATAACAAACAACATTGTTAACTTGTTCTATGCTGAAATTAGTGGCAGAGATTAACTTGTTTTTATACCATAATTTGGTTATAATTACATCAAGAAGAGATCTCTCGTCTAATCTCTATGTCACTAGTTTCAGCATAGAGATTTCATTcccaatatatacaaaaatgcTAGCTGAGCGACTGAAACTATCATTAATTATACACACACCATGTTGAAATGTTCTCTCACGTACTAAAAGATCGGTGCATGAACAATGAAGAACAAAAGTGGACAATATATCTTTTTCTAAGTGCATTTTGACAAAACCGTTCAGCCAATCCCATACTTCTTCTGACTCTATGCCGTTGAAAGATGGAAGACTATCCCCCACCAGCACAGTATTTGATGTCCACGTGTTACCTTTTCATATTtccaattattattatatagaaactttttttgtaacattatTATATAGAAACTACAACACATTTGTTAAATGgaattataagaaaaaacatatcacagttgttcaaaaaaaaaatcactatatTCCATCGACTAGCTTACAAAGAAATAGTCACGTTGAACGGTTGAAGTTGAACATTGCCCTCCCACGCCCTTTGGATAAGAACAACCCTTCTAAGTCTATTCACACGTTTCTATTATATCACCAGTGACGATTCGGAATTTAGTTTAAACGAAAAACAGAGATAATTCACTTTTATAGAATATCAATGAACTGTATTTTTTGGTTGTTAACGGTCAGATTATCATATTCAAGAAAAGCACGTGGTATAAATATATGGTTCTAAAAATTAACTTTACCTTATCTACAAATAGATAGagaataataaataacaaacaGAGATgctacaaaaagaaaacatagagAGCAGCCACCAAAATTTAgtttagtttcattttttttaaaatacagttTAGTTTCAATTATTGTTAGTATTGATGAAAAATGCAAAGTGGAAATATTTCCAACCTCACCCGTCTCTATCACCTCCATTATATATCCTCCGACTATGTAACCCCCCAAACACATCAATATCCAAAACTCTATTACAAGATCCATCTCTCTCTGTACAactatctataaattaaaatctctCTTTGTGTCACAAATCAGCAGAAAACACCTAAAATCGGAGAAAATGGGAGCAACCACATTGACCCATGTGATGACCATTGACCCTAATAACACCAACATTCATGGACCGGTCGTAGACGAAGTAGAAGGCCTTATTAGAGTTTACAAAGACGGCCACGTGGAACGATCTCAACTCGTGCCGTGTGTGGGTCCCTCACTACCCCTGGAGCTCGGCGTGGCTTGCTCGGATGTTTACATAGACAAGTTGACCAACGTATGGGCACGTCTCTATATCCCGGTAGATACCAACTCTAAGCTCCCTTTGCTAGTCTACTTCCACGGTGGAGGTTTCTGTGTCGGCTCAGCTTCTTGGTCGTGTTACCACGAGTTCTTGGCAAGATTGTCCGCTAGCTCACGTTGCATGGTCATGTCTGTAAATTACCGTTTAGCCCCTGAGAACCCTCTCCCGGCGGCTTACGAAGATGGCGTCAATGTCATTCATTGGCTcgagaaaagaagaaacgatAGCTTGTGGGCTAAGCTATGTGACTTGAGCCGAATATTCTTGGTCGGAGACAGCGCCGGAGGCAACATCGCTCACCATGTCGCCGCAAGATTAGCAGCAGCTGCGGATGATCTAAAACCATTGAAGATAGAAGGAACCATCCTGATTCAGCCTTTCTTCGGCGGGGAGGCGCGTACGGAGAGTGAGCTGCGCGTGGAGAACAACACAAAGAGCTCGATACTTACACTGGCTGCGTCGGACGCGTGGTGGAAGCTGGCTTTGCCACGTGGCGCAGACAGGGAGCATCAGTATTGTAAACCGGTGAAGAAGATGGCGATGAGGACGCTGGTGTGTGTGGCTGAGATGGATGTGCTGATGGATAGAGAGATGGAGATGTGCGATGGTGATGAGGAAGTGATCAAGCGCGTGGTGTATAAAGGCGTTGGTCACGCGTTTCAGATTCTTGGTAAGTCTCAGCTTGCTCAGACCACAACTGATGAGATGGTGTGCCACATCGACTCTTTCATCCACCACTATGATCCCCTTTAAATTGGTTTCGTGTTTgtataaactgttttttttttttcattttaatgcTGGCTTTTATAAGTTTGTAACTTGAATATAAAATGTTCAAATAAGGTGTATGTTTTAGGactaatatatatgaatttcGCTTTCtgaattattaataaaattagtttGATTAGAGCTTCAAACATGGTTGTTGAATTACTGAATTCTGAACAAAGAATTTTTATCGTGAGTTAAGGAAAGATGGAATATTAATTGACTTCATGCCAAAATTTAAAGCCGAAGTTGTAAAAGCATCTTTGAGTTCTCACTATAATATCTCACAAATTAAGAATAATTAACtgaacatatttaaaatatctcacttctaatatttttgatacttttcattatattgaaatattatttaataaataatatatttttcttgagTTTGAGATATTATGGTGAAACTTCCCCAAAATACTAATAGGTAATAACTGAAAGTCTAAAATAATGTCTTTAATAACTAAAACTCTAAAGTAATGTctttgttgaccaaaaaaaatgtcTTTAAAAACTTTGCAGACAATTGTACAGTGGGGGACAAATTTGGACAAGACCCTAGTTGAGAGCCTAGTTCATGGTTGGTTTTGATAGGCAACTCATTTTTTGCTGCTATTTTTGTTCATACAAATCACCATTATCAGTACCTATGACTTTTGGAAAACCGGCATAATCATTTTCTAAGACAGAAACGTTGACCTTTTCAGTTTTTACCAGTTTCTTCTAAAGAATAATTCAACAGTTGAAAATAGGCTGGGTGTTAAATGTTGTTATTTATacaagaaatatatttatatctttaaGTTGCAAATGAGGAATTTATTCAGCAAATTTAGTCTAACAGTCAAGTTCTTCGATAAACCGGTAGCGAATTATTTAATCTTTGTTGTGTTTACGGGACAACTGAAAGaattctttttctaaaatatggttataagaaaaaaaaaatcttacaaatttaaaatttaggaaacgttttaaaaattgaCGAGATTTAAATTATGTACTATATACAAATCTTCAAATTTAGCGTCTTTCTAGTCaactaattaataaatactTCTACGAATTATAGATTGCAGATAACTGCATGGCTAAATTTATCTAACCTGTTTTGTATGATAACGAGAAATTAACTAGTTTCATAGTACACTACAGTATTTCTATGTTTAGATAAAATCGTTATTTGAAAGCTTCTTTACAAagaaaatcattattttattgattagtgggagttattggttagtgtattttaatatatttgaaaatttaaattaaatctagtgttattggttctatgattttaaaatatgtattaaaatcatgtgttattgaactaattatttataataattttaattcaaatGATGTGTTATTCGAGCatacatatttattaatagatttgattttataataaatttaaatggatttgtacggattttttttgttacaaatacaaaaactcaaatctgaaaaaaatacCTTGAAATTTGTAATACCAATCGAGAGAATTTAAAAATCTGTacattttatttagatttataaatactaCATGGATTTctaaatcaatcaaaatatataaactgatAACAAAACTTGACGTTAATATCCCTTTTGATTATAAGTTCTCCACCAACAAAACTTCACGTTTATCTTGTTTTGTTGAAGCGTTTTTGTGCCTATGCCCTATGTCCAGCTCCTACTGCAAAagaagtatatatttaaataattttcccCTGTtcgttttctaatttttctaccggaaaaaacaaaatttagttttcaaGTTCTCTAAAAAAACTTGTAAAACCTATCCATCTGACGAAAACGTCAGAGAAAATCAAACGAAAgtgataaattattttttgttagtaCAATTGATTtaagaattattattaattactgaaatttattgtaaaatgTACGGGGATGGGCCGGTGTTCAAGGCAGAAGGAGCGTCGTTCCGGGATCAACCCTACGGTAGAGAACTTCCTCAGGGACTATGGACCACCGGTCTCTGTGACTGTCACCAAGATGGTCACATTTGTACATTCCCTTCTTAATCATATTctcttttttgttaaaaaaaatcctaaTCTCTTCTTGTTTGATTAATCTTTCTTTCTTGTCCCAAAATGGATCCTTAAAAAGGTGTTCAGACAGCTATAATGCCATGCGTCTCCTTCGCTCAAAACACCGAGATCGTAAACAGAGGAACCATACGTAAGAAACACGTAATCTACATATTAACATttgatattatttaattgtaagAAAATTCTAAAACCTGAATTGATTTTCTTGAAATGTAGCTTGCATCAGCGCAGGTTTGATTCATCTAGCGTTAGGGTTTGTGGGTTGCTGCTGGCTTTACGCGTCCCCAAGCAGGTCAAGGCTGAGGGAACATTTCGCATTGCCTGAGGAACCATGCGGTGACTTTTGGGTCCATCTCTTTTGCACTTCTTGTGCTATCTGCCAAGAATCTAGAGAGCTCAAGAACCGTGGAGCCGATCCCTCCATCAGTATGTAATCTTATGGCTTTAGAAACCCTAAGGATTTAGCTTGTTCTACAAGAAATCacaaattatgtttttttttggtgattgTTTCAGGCTGGCTTTCAAATGTAGAGAAATGGAGCCGAGAGAAAGTAACTCCTCCTATAGTTGTACCAGGCATGATCCGCTGAAGAGTTTCATGATTGTATCTTACGTTGTATAATGTATATGTAGATCTTATTagcttctctttttttctttcagttaGCTTAGGAAAaaaagtgaaatataaaaaaaaattattctggATTAAAACGTTCACTAAGCTGATAACAGATGATTTAAAAGTCTAGGAGAAGTATGCTTTACTTTGGGTCATGACATGGCTTATTCCCTAGGTCTGGCTTAACCACAGAGAGCTGTGGATGGCCAAAAAAGATGCGAGCTGCTTGTCTTGTGGTGAGAATCCTATGAAACTGTTGTGAAGTTTGTtgcctcaaaaaaaaaaaaaaaaaaaaaaaaaaaaaaaaaaaaaaaaaaaaaaaaaaaaaaaaaaaaaaaaaaaagtttgttgcCTCAATATGGATTTGCCTGCAACGACAGaaccttttagtttttttttttaatttatttatttgcaaTGCTAATTGTTGCTTCGAGAGGTTTTGTGTTCTATCTTTACCTGGTGAATGAAGTTTGCGAGAGTACCAATTAGCTTCCACATGGCCGTAGCCATATGACCCATATAGTCAACCACATTTGGTGAATAATTTGGACCCAGCAACATTCTAGCTTGCGACTATTGGTTTGGCTGCAGATGAAAACTCTTTAGGCGTGGTCCTTGGTGGAATTTGTGTATGCCTTCCTTCTTCACTCTTTACACAACGATTAGTTTGTTATCAAACTGATAGCTTTTTTATTAGTGATTACTGAATCAGAATTCATTGATCTGTAACACCATCTGAACTTCAAGAAAGTTATGTTATTTGTATTCTCAAGTTCCCTAAAAAGACTCTCCATGATAAAACCAACGAAAGATCTATAAAAAAAGGCAAAGGTTCACTGCATATAGTATAACAGCCTTAGTACCAAACTTTCTGATATTTATATACACCAAAggacattttctttttttactaaataGAGTGTCCTGAGAGGTGTGAAAAACCTATACGAAATTTAAactagttttttgttttttttgtttcagcaGCCTCCACCATCAGGTTCAACAGAACTGAGAAGACCGTTACCGCGAAGCTGCATACAGTGTTGCTCTGCATCGGCCTGAGCACAGACGATGACAACAGCCAAACCGTTGATGTGGGCTTCTTGCATAATGTTAACTGCGTTGTCTACGGTCATTCCTGGTATGACCTTCATCAAAACCTGAACCACATATTCCCTCTTGTTGAAGTTGTCGTTGTGTAGTATCACTCTGTAAGGTGGAGCCATCTTCTTTGATTTCCTGAACAATCACAGCAATGTAAAATTgtctaaataataataatcttctTTGATGCAGTTCAGCATTCTGGAGTTGATCTTGTAGGCAAATATAcctcaaatcaaactcagattCACGACCAGGAGTAGTCTTCTCTATAATTGGTTTGTCCAACACACCACCTCCTTTACTCACTATGGTCATGAGAACTCCACGATTATTAACGCATGGTCCTTTTGACAGAGAATGTTTGTCCCCTGCACACATCATCAAGTAAGTGACAGAGAGATCCGCTGTTATCACAAGACATTTTCATGGAAACTAAATGACAGACACAAAAGATCAGAGACAACGACAAAGAAACAATGATTGAAAGGTTGCAGCAATGATCTAAATGAACTCATCCCAAGTGTTTCTCAAAATATTGCTGCGATTATGAacataaatacataattaacgCCTTAGACACCAATATTCTGGAGCTTACAATAATCTCGTCCATAACATTAAATAATTGAAGCAAATAGCTGAAACCAAACACAAACTACAAAAGCCagaatgttttttaaaaaagggtCTGAATCTTTTTAGAAAGTGCATATTCAGAAACATCAACATATCTTTTGTAAATCTTCAGAACCTAATTTATCAGATTCTCTTCAGTGACCCATTTGTTTATCCATAGGCAAAAGCTAACAagaaagtttgaatcttttttatAAGAAGACATTTTCAGAAACATCAACATATGTTTTGTAAGATTTTCAGAACCAATCAGATTCACTTCAACAAACacttataaatttcataaacaaccctctatttctaatttttttttgtcttttagcACGTAAATATTCAAATTCAAACAGCTTAAATTAGGTaataaagtttcaaactttcatCGAGCAGAGCAAAAAAATAATCGGATGATGATTGATACGAAAGGGAAGAAGAGAACCTGATAAAGAAGAATTGAAGAGAGAGTTTGGTGCGAGAGCTAATCTCCCACATATAGCAGTCTCCATATGCTCTGTTCTCCCTCGAGTGGATGCTACTCTCACACAAATGTAATCAGGGCCGAGCAATTGTAATCACGAAATAATAATTATTCATAAATTCAGAAACTGGTGGTTATGGAATTTCAACGTTGCATCTGTATCTAAACGCTGCGTTTGGTATATTCATAATTCATTTACAAAAAGGTGGCAGATTCTTCGACTTCTTGTGGGCTGTAGATGGGCTCATTTTCTATATCAGTTTTAAATCCATAtccaataattaaaaaatgccAAGCTTCCTTAAACCTCtttcaaaaagaattaaaaaaaaaagaaagaaaaaggaaaacaattgAATCGCAGAAGCGAAGAGCAAAAGGGATCTCTCTGCAATGTCGTCGTCAAGCGATCCGTCGAGAACAACAGGgatggagaggaagaagaaagcaGCTCCGATCAAATTCTTGGTGCCTCTCATATACGCGCCTGCTCTCCCTCTGATTCGCTTGACCTTGAGGCATCAGCCTGTTCTCAGAGACCGTCTCTTCGGTCTTGTCCTCGCCGGTGCTTTCGCTCATGGCTTCTACCTCGTGTATCCTCttttttaacttatttttctttctgattttttttttaatctattttcaTTACAGCTCTTATAGCTTATAAATAAACCTTGCATATCCTTTCTTGTCTGAGTTTCATCACTCTTGTCTGAAAATTTTGGTGGCCATAAATGTATTTTGGGGGTTTTAGGATTAAACTAGTTTGCTGTGAAGAGTGGTTTTAGTTGTGGGAAACTGTAAGATTTCAAACATGCAGTGAGACCTA
The sequence above is drawn from the Raphanus sativus cultivar WK10039 chromosome 7, ASM80110v3, whole genome shotgun sequence genome and encodes:
- the LOC108816736 gene encoding protein PLANT CADMIUM RESISTANCE 12, with product MYGDGPVFKAEGASFRDQPYGRELPQGLWTTGLCDCHQDGHICVQTAIMPCVSFAQNTEIVNRGTIPCISAGLIHLALGFVGCCWLYASPSRSRLREHFALPEEPCGDFWVHLFCTSCAICQESRELKNRGADPSISWLSNVEKWSREKVTPPIVVPGMIR
- the LOC108815012 gene encoding ATP-dependent Clp protease adapter protein CLPS1, chloroplastic, which translates into the protein METAICGRLALAPNSLFNSSLSGDKHSLSKGPCVNNRGVLMTIVSKGGGVLDKPIIEKTTPGRESEFDLRKSKKMAPPYRVILHNDNFNKREYVVQVLMKVIPGMTVDNAVNIMQEAHINGLAVVIVCAQADAEQHCMQLRGNGLLSSVEPDGGGC
- the LOC108814862 gene encoding probable carboxylesterase 6: MGATTLTHVMTIDPNNTNIHGPVVDEVEGLIRVYKDGHVERSQLVPCVGPSLPLELGVACSDVYIDKLTNVWARLYIPVDTNSKLPLLVYFHGGGFCVGSASWSCYHEFLARLSASSRCMVMSVNYRLAPENPLPAAYEDGVNVIHWLEKRRNDSLWAKLCDLSRIFLVGDSAGGNIAHHVAARLAAAADDLKPLKIEGTILIQPFFGGEARTESELRVENNTKSSILTLAASDAWWKLALPRGADREHQYCKPVKKMAMRTLVCVAEMDVLMDREMEMCDGDEEVIKRVVYKGVGHAFQILGKSQLAQTTTDEMVCHIDSFIHHYDPL
- the LOC108816871 gene encoding uncharacterized protein LOC108816871, giving the protein MSSSSDPSRTTGMERKKKAAPIKFLVPLIYAPALPLIRLTLRHQPVLRDRLFGLVLAGAFAHGFYLVTDIYDAESK